The Ascochyta rabiei chromosome 10, complete sequence genome has a window encoding:
- a CDS encoding NADP-retinol dehydrogenase, producing MSTSSLIRNSQKLPSTIVSKTHTVAEFIHSVSLLGSGFVLPEIIDTVASFGMGVDFNPAKDIGSLEGKVILVTGGNAGLGKQTVTYLAAHKPARIYLAARTASKASSAIAGIKSSVPNACEIVHLPLDLTSFASIAEAAATFHRAETRLDILINNAGIMACPYSTTKEGYEIQFGTNHMGHALLTKLLLPTLLRTAEMPGGDVRIVTLSSAGHAIGVPGGLILDQQALEQQGTWKRYGQSKLCNLLFAREVAQRYPQITSVSIHPGVIFTDLFQSLRANVFLKAGLWIYGLLFFVLPGHFKSPEGGALNQTWAATAKKENLVNGAYYKPVGVKNSGNKAARDEGLQKKLWEYTEAELGRHGY from the exons ATGTCAACATCTTCACTCATACGCAATTCACAAAAATTACCGTCCACCATAGTCAGCAAAACGCACACAGTCGCCGAGTTCATACATTCCGTCTCACTCCTCGGATCCGGCTTCGTACTACCAGAGATAATAGACACAGTCGCAAGCTTCGGCATGGGTGTTGACTTCAATCCCGCGAAAGACATTGGCAGTCTGGAGGGCAAAGTCATACTCGTGACTGGAG GCAATGCCGGTTTGGGCAAGCAAACGGTCACCTATCTCGCCGCCCACAAGCCCGCACGCATCTACCTCGCCGCACGCACCGCCTCGAAAGCCTCGTCCGCGATAGCAGGCATCAAGTCTTCAGTACCCAATGCCTGCGAGATTGTCCACCTGCCGCTGGACTTGACCTCATTTGCCTCCATCGCTGAAGCAGCAGCGACATTCCACCGCGCAGAAACGCGTCTCGATATCCTCATCAACAACGCGGGCATTATGGCCTGTCCTTACTCCACCACCAAGGAAGGCTACGAGATCCAGTTTGGGACGAATCACATGGGTCACGCGCTGCTTACAAAGTTGCTTCTTCCCACTCTACTCAGGACTGCAGAGATGCCGGGCGGTGACGTGAGAATTGTCACGCTGAGCAGTGCGGGACACGCCATCGGTGTTCCCGGAGGATTGATCCTCGACCAGCAAGCGCTGGAGCAACAGGGCACCTGGAAACGGTATGGGCAGTCTAAGCTCTGCAACTTATTATTCGCACGCGAGGTAGCGCAACGGTACCCGCAGATTACGTCCGTCTCTATCCACCCTGGTGTCATTTTCACAGACCTGTTCCAGTCCCTGCGCGCAAATGTCTTCCTCAAAGCTGGCCTGTGGATCTATGGCCTATTGTTTTTCGTCCTCCCAGGGCATTTCAAGAGCCCAGAGGGTGGCGCGCTCAATCAAACGTGGGCGGCGACGGCAAAGAAAGAAAATCTGGTCAATGGTGCGTATTACAAGCCTGTTGGCGTGAAGAATAGCGGAAATAAGGCAGCGAGGGACGAAGGGCTACAGAAGAAGCTTTGGGAGTATACAGAGGCGGAGCTGGGGAGACATGGGTACTGA
- a CDS encoding Acid phosphatase, which yields MHAAYTKPLLLFSAVVALLSLYWGHVSKCSTSPIRPYQNRRPGHTEYCEYECAGKPHHSSWSSWWHPQRNDGNVLEREQGAGTTTKDWNILYHLGGNGPWVEKVIDVVESGIAVPDGCEVEQVHMMARHAERYPTKTAGGNQKAVVEKMKKSGIRFTGSLAFFNDWEIFWSDDAHLEQLTSTGPFSGRLGSFTTGVRLRTRYHHLVEQALARNATTYWASGSKRVIETARHFALGFFGLDTATNLRVISEKKHRGADTLTPGRTCPSNQIDSQEGKAKGYRLMGEYRNTYLPPIAERLAAQTGLSFTSQDIFSMQEMCGFETTVRGKSAWCDVFTQDEFLAFEYARDILHYYRAGPGQKYAAAMGWLWLNATTNLLLEGPNAGPVFFSFVHDGDIAPMITALDIINDSKHLPTSHIQHTRKWRKSQVSPMGGRIIFELLSCKADDSGTEEQSSSRVEKFVRLNINDGITALPDCQSGPGKSCPLEAFAARTKRKGEAAGGFKELCGLEDGAAERITFLHQ from the exons ATGCACGCAGCTTACACAAAGCCACTGCTTCTTTTCAGCGCTGTAGTGGCCCTACTGTCGCTCTATTGGGGCCATGTCTCGAAATGCTCCACGAGCCCAATTCGTCCTTATCAAAACAGGCGCCCTGGCCACACGGAGTATTGTGAGTACGAGTGCGCAGGCAAGCCTCATCACTCGAGTTGGAGTAGCTGGTGGCACCCGCAACGCAACGACGGTAATGTCCTCGAGCGCGAGCAGGGTGCTGGCACCACGACAAAAGACTGGAACATACTATACCACCTCGGCGGTAACGGTCCTTGGGTAGAAAAGGTCATTGATGTCGTTGAAAGCGGGATTGCTGTACCTGACGGTTGCGAGGTAGAGCAGGTGCACATGATGGCTCGACACGCTGAGCGCTATCCTACCAAGACCGCTGGCGGTAACCAAAAAGCGGTTGTCGAGAAGATGAAGAAGAGTGGGATTCGCTTCACTGGTAGTCTGGCTTTTTTCAACGACTGGGAAATCTTCTGGTCTGATGACGCGCACCTCGAGCAACTGACCAGCACTGGGCCGTTCAGTGGCCGCCTCGGCTCCTTCACCACTGGAGTTCGACTGCGGACCAGGTACCACCATCTCGTCGAACAAGCCCTTGCCCGCAACGCGACCACCTACTGGGCCAGCGGTTCGAAGCGAGTGATAGAGACAGCCCGGCACTTTGCACTCGGTTTCTTCGGTCTGGACACGGCCACTAACCTGCGAGTCATCTCCGAGAAGAAACATCGAGGCGCAGATACGCTCACACCAGGCCGAACCTGTCCTTCTAACCAAATCGACAGCCAAGAAGGCAAAGCAAAAGGCTACCGACTCATGGGCGAGTACAGAAACACCTATCTGCCACCGATCGCCGAGCGTCTGGCAGCGCAAACAGGTCTGTCCTTCACCTCCCAGGACATCTTCTCCATGCAAGAGATGTGCGGCTTCGAGACTACTGTGCGCGGGAAGAGCGCGTGGTGCGATGTCTTCACGCAGGACGAATTCCTCGCGTTCGAGTACGCCCGCGACATCCTACATTACTACCGTGCAGGGCCTGGACAGAAGTACGCAGCAGCCATGGGCTGGCTGTGGCTCAACGCGACGACAAATCTGTTGCTCGAGGGACCCAACGCGGGGCCGGTATTCTTCAGCTT TGTGCACGACGGTGACATCGCACCAATGATCACCGCACTCGACATCATAAATGACAGTAAACACCTGCCCACATCACACATCCAGCACACCCGCAAGTGGCGCAAGTCGCAAGTCTCGCCCATGGGCGGGCGCATCATTTTCGAGCTGCTGTCCTGCAAGGCCGACGACAGCGGCACCGAAGAGCAAAGTAGCAGCCGGGTGGAGAAGTTCGTGAGGCTCAATATCAACGACGGCATCACGGCACTGCCTGACTGCCAGAGTGGACCGGGCAAGAGCTGTCCGTTGGAGGCGTTTGCGGCTCGGACGAAGAGGAAGGGTGAGGCTGCTGGAGGTTTCAAGGAGCTTTGTGGGTTGGAGGATGGAGCGGCGGAGAGGATTACATTTCTGCATCAGTAG
- a CDS encoding Lactate 2-monooxygenase, with product MADDSSSGTTTQYYEPDPESYVQFQREIYASLRKPKYSTKPHEWEAAARNAIPLSNFLYVFGAASSESTHAANRSAFERYRLRPSMLVQATVRNLSTELFGKTYKSPLLIAPIGVQEIVHQDGEEATARAARAAKVPMILSTAATRSIEQVAKANGDGDRWFQLYWPKPQAEEFTASLLCRAKANGFSVLVVTLDTFQIGWRPSDLDESYLPFIWGQGCQIGFSDPVFQRMYAKMQAEDTRTGVQKMQELWQVLRRPGSMYGAARVLSHASIIPKALFFTSIVASGNYRDWDDLQTLRRLWSGPIVLKGIQTVEDAHRAISHGMDGIIVSNHGGRQLDGAIASLDALAEMGADEQVQASGLTVLFDSGIRTGSDVLKAIALGAKAVLVGRPYVYGLAMGGEEGVRHVLNCLLADTDSSLANLGRKSIGEVSREDLRVIQQPAKL from the exons ATGGCCGACGACAGCTCCAGCGGTACGACAACGCAATACTACGAGCCTGACCCGGAATCGTACGTGCAGTTCCAGCGTGAGATCTACGCCAGTCTACGAAAGCCCAAGTACTCGACTAAGCCCCACGAGTGGGAGGCAGCGGCGCGCAATGCCATTCCCTTGTCTAATTTCCTCTACGTCTTCGGTGCGGCCAGCAGCGAGAGCACCCATGCAGCTAACCGCTCGGCGTTTGAGCGTTACCGCCTGCGACCCAGCATGCTCGTGCAAGCAACGGTGCGCAACCTATCCACGGAGCTGTTTGGGAAGACTTACAAGAGCCCATTGCTGATCGCTCCCATCGGCGTGCAAGAGATAGTCCATCAAGACGGCGAGGAGGCAACAGCACGAGCGGCCAGAGCAGCGAAGGTGCCCATGATTCTCTCGACGGCCGCAACACGCAGCATCGAACAGGTGGCCAAAGCGAACGGAGACGGCGATCGCTGGTTCCAGCTCTACTGGCCGAAGCCGCAGGCCGAAGAATTCACAGCGTCGCTGCTCTGTCGCGCAAAAGCGAACGGGTTCAGCGTGCTGGTTGTAACGCTCGACACATTCCAGATTGGCTGGCGACCCAGCGATCTCGATGAGTCGTATCTCCCTTTCATCTGGGGCCAGGGCTGTCAGATCGGGTTCAGCGACCCCGTCTTCCAGCGCATGTACGCCAAGATGCAAGCGGAGGATACGCGGACCGGAGTGCAGAAGATGCAGGAATTGTGGCAGGTGCTCAGGCGGCCTGGTAGTATGTACGGCGCGGCGAGAGTGCTGTCTCATGCGAGCATCATACCGAAGGCGCTGTTCTTCACCAGTATTGTTGCGAGTGGAAACTACCGTGACTGGGATGATTTGCAGACGCTGAGGCGGCTGTGGAGCGGGCCGATTGTGTTGAAG GGCATTCAAACGGTAGAAGACGCACACCGCGCCATCTCGCACGGCATGGACGGCATCATCGTGTCCAACCACGGCGGGCGTCAGCTCGACGGCGCCATCGCCAGCCTCGACGCACTTGCGGAGATGGGCGCCGACGAGCAGGTCCAGGCGTCGGGCCTGACTGTGCTGTTCGACAGCGGCATCAGGACTGGCTCCGACGTGCTCAAGGCGATTGCACTGGGCGCAAAGGCGGTGCTCGTCGGCAGGCCGTATGTGTACGGACTCGCCATGGGAGGTGAAGAGGGCGTCCGGCACGTGCTGAACTGCCTGCTTGCCGACACCGACTCGAGTCTTGCTAATCTGGGGCGAAAGAGCATTGGGGAGGTCAGCAGGGAGGATTTGAGGGTGATTCAGCAGCCCGCGAAGCTGTGA
- a CDS encoding ADP-ribose diphosphatase — translation MYTRTLHCAIRRPLTIPTTTPPLGRNPARAFTPSPRPPAAQNMPSAPKITKTEALPAAEAKWIEFQKITWSDQTGRRRVWEAANRKTRGTAGVDAVAVTAVIRHPSRRPSTIIILQYRPPVDAVCVELPAGLVDEKESPSEASVRELHEETGYKGKLTFISPTIVSDPGLSSANMQLATVEVDLKEGDAEPEQALDDGEFIERVVVPLDELYERLVQYDKEGKTVDARLWHWAAGMHFAKTML, via the coding sequence ATGTACACGCGGACACTGCACTGCGCGATCCGCCGGCCATTGACCATCCCCACGACCACCCCACCCCTTGGTCGAAACCCGGCCCGCGCCTTCACCCCCTCGCCCCGCCCACCCGCAGCCCAAAATATGCCGTCCGCGCCCAAGATCACCAAGACCGAAGCCCTCCCCGCGGCGGAAGCGAAATGGATCGAGTTCCAGAAGATCACCTGGAGCGATCAAACGGGGCGGCGGCGCGTCTGGGAAGCCGCGAACCGCAAGACGCGCGGCACCGCTGGCGTCGACGCCGTCGCCGTCACGGCCGTCATCCGCCACCCGAGCCGCAGGCCCAGCACAATCATCATCCTGCAGTACCGCCCGCCCGTGGACGCGGTGTGTGTCGAGCTGCCCGCGGGCTTGGTGGACGAGAAGGAGTCGCCGAGCGAGGCGAGCGTGCGGGAACTGCACGAGGAGACGGGGTATAAAGGGAAGCTTACGTTTATCAGTCCCACGATTGTTAGTGATCCCGGCTTGAGCAGTGCGAATATGCAGTTGGCGACTGTGGAGGTCGATTTGAAAGAGGGGGATGCGGAGCCCGAGCAGGCGCTGGACGATGGAGAGTTTATTGAGAGGGTGGTCGTCCCGCTCGACGAGCTGTATGAGAGGCTTGTGCAGTATGACAAGGAGGGTAAGACGGTGGATGCCAGGCTGTGGCATTGGGCCGCAGGCATGCACTTTGCGAAGACGATGCTGTAG